From the genome of Periplaneta americana isolate PAMFEO1 chromosome 15, P.americana_PAMFEO1_priV1, whole genome shotgun sequence, one region includes:
- the LOC138714649 gene encoding uncharacterized protein, protein MSFSKESMEPSAPASFLDIPFKKRKDSRLCDENDENVNGIKKRKDSNESDLNVKNEGHLFTGTLQSAVGGVADHPSENNRAAGDEGYNPFLIRDGVSQIMKTYLEPVPSCSSQTRISTTPLPTPYRSESWNKLLSPTNSFDFLCNGRSFEDRTAYGRTDRTAYGQTRFNSGLTVPNIVSNGVLSDDESNMSGSNYISELDAIRSGQAGGSSVLPRENPLHVRTTGFDLSDDKTLNLSQRSTYVSPECFRKVPRVFGGVGYRTQADVPQQALPDWQNMSTALPDIQKMSREKENKAVCHPSAAHSLHAVDVEPSPSSSSTVPENIGWKDNVPSKCLITGRNFYILDTLLAREKGCQKPQNLSQEMRKEVVNIDACTSQERDYPMPCEFQQHPRVTMRMKIPSTGMDRDKMENTRKWILATQGGSEIIRCTDLDFTKYSRTFPHRRLDHADEDDDDDDDDDDDDDDDTNDTDVIEIPRYGENREKPAERGPRNEMLNLFPHTHECNLARSGVIKKISKAISETQPDVQQPSSSRSTVPNVISPPYGNVTGVRHHLEPERTRRTQLHVPPVPLIPVPLRMFESFPKLPPPPMCFRHPSNNRDIPVRSSYPNGNGDTVPKSENQTRREAVADVFHKVISIYRPDANRGGTLSGESTNMREMPLRLKHTVERIGKIASSNAASGSSLMEKEKPCKKEACVTNEDEPAQPDIGRPECAVCLDTLSSKRGISSTVCGHVYCTKCINEVLEKKKECPTCRKHLDASEVHPLFLFT, encoded by the coding sequence ATGTCATTCAGTAAGGAATCTATGGAGCCTTCTGCCCCGGCTTCATTTCTAGATATTCCATTCAAGAAGAGGAAAGATTCCAGATTGTGTGATGAAAATGATGAGAATGTGAACGGAATAAAGAAGAGGAAGGATTCAAATGAGAGTGATCTGAATGTGAAAAATGAGGGACATTTATTTACGGGCACATTGCAGTCTGCGGTAGGAGGAGTTGCAGATCACCCATCAGAGAACAATAGAGCTGCTGGTGATGAAGGGTACAATCCATTTTTAATACGTGATGGTGTTTCACAAATAATGAAAACATATCTGGAACCTGTTCCTAGTTGTTCATCTCAGACTAGAATATCTACAACACCTTTGCCAACACCTTACAGGTCTGAGTCCTGGAATAAACTATTAAGCCCTACTAATTCCTTTGATTTTCTGTGTAATGGACGATCTTTTGAAGACAGAACTGCATATGGTCGAACAGACAGAACTGCATATGGTCAAACTAGGTTTAATTCAGGTTTGACGGTTCCCAACATAGTCTCTAATGGAGTGCTTTCAGATGACGAAAGTAATATGTCAGGATCTAACTACATTTCAGAATTGGATGCTATACGTTCAGGACAAGCAGGTGGTAGCTCAGTGTTACCAAGAGAAAATCCTTTACATGTAAGAACCACTGGTTTTGATTTAAGTGATGACAAGACACTGAATCTGTCGCAGCGAAGTACTTATGTCAGTCCTGAATGCTTTAGAAAGGTACCCAGGGTCTTTGGAGGGGTAGGTTATCGTACACAGGCCGATGTTCCTCAACAAGCCCTTCCAGATTGGCAGAATATGAGTACAGCCTTGCCAGACATTCAGAAGATGTCtagagagaaagaaaacaaagcTGTGTGTCACCCAAGCGCTGCTCATTCATTACATGCAGTGGACGTTGAACCATCACCAAGTTCCTCATCCACAGTACCAGAAAATATTGGATGGAAAGATAATGTGCCTTCCAAATGTTTAATCACAGGAAGAAACTTCTACATATTGGATACACTACTAGCGAGAGAAAAAGGATGTCAGAAACCCCAGAATCTGTCACAAGAGATGAGGAAAGAAGTTGTCAATATTGATGCTTGTACAAGTCAAGAGCGTGATTATCCGATGCCGTGTGAATTTCAACAGCATCCCAGAGTCACTATGAGGATGAAGATTCCAAGTACAGGAATGGACAGAGATAAAATGGAGAACACAAGGAAATGGATACTGGCAACTCAGGGGGGTTCTGAGATAATAAGATGCACAGATTTAGATTTTACTAAATATAGCAGAACTTTTCCACACCGAAGATTGGATCATgctgatgaagatgatgacgatgacgacgatgatgatgacgacgacgacgatgacacaAATGACACTGATGTCATTGAAATACCCAGATACGGAGAAAATAGGGAAAAGCCAGCAGAACGTGGACCAAGAAATGAAATGCTGAATTTATTTCCGCATACACATGAATGTAATTTAGCACGAAGTGGTGTGATAAAGAAGATATCCAAGGCAATTTCAGAGACACAGCCCGACGTTCAGCAGCCAAGTTCCAGTAGGTCAACTGTTCCTAATGTTATTTCTCCACCTTATGGAAATGTCACTGGAGTGCGACATCATTTGGAGCCTGAAAGGACGAGGAGAACCCAGTTACACGTACCTCCAGTTCCTTTGATTCCAGTCCCTTTGAGGATGTTTGAATCATTCCCAAAATTGCCACCACCTCCCATGTGCTTCCGACATCCTTCTAACAACCGTGATATTCCAGTCAGGTCCTCGTATCCGAATGGAAATGGTGATACAGTACCGAAGTCTGAGAACCAGACTAGACGTGAAGCTGTGGCAGACGTCTTTCATAAAGTGATATCAATTTACAGGCCTGATGCAAATAGGGGAGGCACCCTTTCAGGTGAATCAACTAATATGAGAGAGATGCCATTACGACTGAAACATACTGTAGAGAGAATCGGCAAGATTGCTTCTTCAAATGCAGCATCAGGATCATCACTTATGGAAAAGGAGAAACCTTGTAAAAAAGAGGCGTGTGTAACCAATGAGGATGAACCAGCACAGCCTGACATTGGCCGGCCAGAATGTGCAGTCTGTCTGGATACTCTGAGCAGCAAACGGGGTATCTCTTCTACAGTGTGTGGCcatgtttactgcacaaaatgcaTCAACGAAGTGCTAGAGAAGAAGAAGGAATGCCCAACTTGCCGCAAGCATCTTGATGCATCAGAAGTACATCCATTATTCCTGTTTACCTAG